In the genome of Oxyura jamaicensis isolate SHBP4307 breed ruddy duck chromosome 5 unlocalized genomic scaffold, BPBGC_Ojam_1.0 oxy5_random_OJ71882, whole genome shotgun sequence, the window CTTGGCCTGCGGGACAGCGGCGCTCAGCGGCGCTCAGCGGCCGGCCCCGCGCGGCCCTGGATCTGCCGGCCCCGCTCACCTTCATGGGCAGCCCCGACCACAGGTACACGGTGAAGATGGCCAGCGCCTGCCACCAGTGGTAGATGGTGAAGACGAAGTCTTGGCGCTCTTTGTCCTCGTACAGCATGCCCAGGAGGACTGCGGGAGGAGACGGGCGCGGGCTGTCAGTGTCCCCGCGCCGTGCCGCGGTCCCCTCTCCAGGCACTGCGGGTGCCCTGCTCTTTGCTCGTGGGTCCACAGAGCTGGGCACCGCCAGGCTGAGGTGCCGGGGGACACGGGGAGAGGACGTGCCAGGGAGCTGGGCACAACCTGGCCACACCAGGAGATGAAGGAGGGTGCGCCGGCACCTTCCCGGTACTCACTGCTAATGCCGGTCTTGTTGAGGGCGCTGCCCGTGCCCCAGAGCACGGCTATGGAGTAGAGCAGAGGCGCCTGCACCACGTACCGGGGCTCGGGCGCCCAGCAGAAGAGCGTCACCAGGATGGCGGCGTGGATGAGGGCTCCGGCCAGCAGCGGGCACTGCCGCCGCAGGCGCAGCGTGCAGagggccaggctggagcaggcGGAGGCGGAGAAGCCGTAGGCCATGAGGAGGTACGCCAGCTTCTCCAGCCCCAGGGCGCACACGCCGTAGTTCTGCGGCGAGGACAGGCTCAGCGTCGCCCGGCCGCGCCGTCCCCCCGCCGCCACCCCGACCCCATCCCCGCACCGTACCAGGGAGAAGCCGGTGCAGACGAAGAGCACCTCGAAGCCGCTGTAGATGaagaaggggaggaggtggcGGAGGCGATAGTCCCGCATGTGCTTGAAGGGCAGCTGGAAGATGTTCCCCCAGCCAATGCTGCGCAGGTCGATCTCCTCGGTGGGCCGGTAAGCCGAGCCgcacagcagcaggacctgATCGGGGCAGCGGCCGGTGAGGTGCCAGCAGCCACCCGGCCCTTCCCGCCCTGCCCCGCACTCACCACCAGCATGGCAAGGAAGGCGGCCGCCATCAGGACGCTCTCCACGATGATGAGGTTGACGCTGCGGGGCAGGCTGTGCAGCACCGTCTTGTTGAAGCCGGGCAGCGTGCCGTGGCTCAGCGTCCCTGCGGGGTGCACGCCGCGGCTCAGCACCCACCAGGGCAgtgcccgccgccccgcgccgccccctGCGCTCACCGCAGTGCTTCACCCCGTACAGCGTGTGGTTGAGCTGGTAGAGGTAGTTGTTGAGGAAGAAGAGCATGGGCATCTGTGCGCAGACGAAGCTCAGCTGTGGGACACGGAGCAGGGGGGGCACTCAGTCTCAGGCTGTcccctgtgtcccctcccagtccccaCCTTGTTCCCCGCCAGCCCTCACGTGGAAGCAGGCGTAGAAGATGGTCTGGAAGACGATGACGTaggtgctgcaggcaccccGCGGCGCTTGCCGCTGCTCCTGCACGTGCTCCTCCTTGTAGTTGGCGTACTCGTAGTACTTCTGCGCCATCCTGCAGCGGGACGCGGGGGTCAGCCCGCCCCCCGACCCCCCCTGCCCACCCGCCCCCCGCTGCCTACCGCGTGATGTAGTGGCCCATGGAGGCCCAGAGGGGCACGATGGCCACCCCGATGGCCACGGCGGAGGGCACCAGCGTGAAGTAGCGCTCCCAGTAGTTGCTGGAGACGAAGAGGGCGTAGATCCCCACGGCCAGGAACATGGTCCACTTGGTGCCGAAGAAGCGGATGAGGACGGGCGTGTAGAGCAGCGCCGCCACCGGCGTGACGTTGATGCCCATCAGCACCTTGCGGTCGATGTCCTCCAGCTCCATGTTGCTGTACTTCACCTCCCGGTAGGTCTCGTCGTAGTGCAGGATGAGCTGCATCTGCAGCAGGCCTGGGGGCGGGCCAAGCGGCCGTCACACCGCTGCCCCAACGCCGAGGGGGGGTTCCCAGGGGTCCccgaggggccggggccgtaCCCAGGTAGACGCCGTAGGTGAGCGTGGCGGCCAGGCTGGCGGCCAGCACGTTCTTCACCACGCCGAGGCGCTTGCGGCGGAAGTacttctgctcctcctcctcctcgttgTAGTCGGGGTGCGTCCCCACCACGTCGTCCAGCTGTGGGCACCCCCCCGGTCAGCCCTGGGGGTGCCACCACTAGTGGGGAGCCCCCCTGTGGCCTCCTGTGCCCCCTCCTCACCTGCATCTCGGGGCCCAGCCCCTCGCCCGCCGCCAACTTGGCCGcatcctggcagcagctgggctcttcCATCGCTGCGTCTGTGGGGCAGACTGGGGGTGTCAGGGGGGTGCCACGTGTGTCCCGCCCCCCAAAATCCTGCACTTGCACCTGGCACCCCAAAACCTTGCACCGCTTGTGTCCTGCATCCCCAGACCCTGCACCCACGTGCTTTGCACCTCCGCATCCAGCACCCCTACACTGGCACCCCTGTGCCCTGCACCCCTAAACACTGAGCCCATCGTTCCTCTGTCCCCACACAGTGCACCCCCAAACCCCTTACCCTTGTGCCGGCCACCCCCAGGCCCTGCACCCCTGCGCCCCCAAACCCTGCACCCTTTTGCTGGGCACCCCCAGACCCAGCACCCCAAACCCTGCACCCTTTTCCTCCATCCTCACACTGTGCACCCCAAAACCCTGCGCCCGCAGACCCGG includes:
- the UNC93B1 gene encoding protein unc-93 homolog B1 — its product is MEEPSCCQDAAKLAAGEGLGPEMQLDDVVGTHPDYNEEEEEQKYFRRKRLGVVKNVLAASLAATLTYGVYLGLLQMQLILHYDETYREVKYSNMELEDIDRKVLMGINVTPVAALLYTPVLIRFFGTKWTMFLAVGIYALFVSSNYWERYFTLVPSAVAIGVAIVPLWASMGHYITRMAQKYYEYANYKEEHVQEQRQAPRGACSTYVIVFQTIFYACFHLSFVCAQMPMLFFLNNYLYQLNHTLYGVKHCGTLSHGTLPGFNKTVLHSLPRSVNLIIVESVLMAAAFLAMLVVLLLCGSAYRPTEEIDLRSIGWGNIFQLPFKHMRDYRLRHLLPFFIYSGFEVLFVCTGFSLNYGVCALGLEKLAYLLMAYGFSASACSSLALCTLRLRRQCPLLAGALIHAAILVTLFCWAPEPRYVVQAPLLYSIAVLWGTGSALNKTGISILLGMLYEDKERQDFVFTIYHWWQALAIFTVYLWSGLPMKVSGAGRSRAARGRPLSAAERR